One part of the Luteibacter yeojuensis genome encodes these proteins:
- a CDS encoding cation diffusion facilitator family transporter: protein MAHDHAHSHARPHRHDHGHVAGSSEKKLLFAFVLTLLMLVLEAAGGLVSGSLALLADAGHMLVDALALLLAFLGARFAARPADARRTYGYGRIEVLAGFVNALTQFALVGFILYEAVQRLFSPEPILSGVMLVVAVLGLVANLVVLRTLHGHDPDDVNVAGASLHVLGDLLGSVGAVLAALAVRWLDWNWADPVLSILVSLLILRSAWSLVRRSGHILLEGTPEGVDLAVVQRELHAADAGIVDIHHVHVWQVTAGSRMATLHAELAPGAEQADQARVLAAIKRMLSDRWRVEHATVQFDPGPCPDEGEGCAKGGRHVH, encoded by the coding sequence ATGGCACACGACCACGCCCATTCGCACGCCCGCCCGCATCGCCACGACCACGGCCACGTGGCCGGAAGCAGCGAAAAGAAGCTGCTGTTCGCGTTCGTCCTGACCTTGCTCATGCTCGTGCTCGAGGCGGCGGGCGGCCTGGTGTCGGGTTCGCTGGCGCTGCTTGCCGACGCCGGCCACATGCTGGTCGACGCGCTGGCGCTCTTGCTGGCGTTCCTGGGTGCCCGCTTCGCGGCACGCCCGGCCGACGCCCGACGTACGTATGGCTATGGGCGCATCGAGGTGCTCGCGGGTTTCGTGAACGCGCTGACCCAGTTCGCGCTCGTCGGCTTTATCCTGTACGAAGCGGTGCAGCGCCTGTTTTCGCCGGAACCCATCCTCTCGGGCGTGATGCTGGTCGTGGCGGTGCTGGGCCTTGTCGCCAACCTGGTGGTGCTGCGTACGCTGCACGGCCACGATCCCGACGACGTCAACGTCGCGGGGGCGAGCCTGCACGTGCTTGGCGACCTGCTCGGTTCGGTGGGCGCGGTGCTGGCCGCGCTGGCGGTGCGCTGGCTGGACTGGAACTGGGCGGATCCGGTGCTTTCGATCCTGGTGTCGCTGCTGATCCTGCGCAGTGCCTGGTCGCTGGTAAGGCGCTCGGGCCACATCCTCCTCGAAGGCACGCCCGAAGGTGTCGACCTGGCCGTCGTGCAGCGCGAACTGCACGCCGCCGATGCCGGTATCGTGGACATCCACCACGTGCACGTCTGGCAGGTGACGGCCGGCTCACGCATGGCCACCCTGCATGCGGAACTGGCCCCCGGCGCCGAACAGGCCGACCAGGCCCGTGTGCTGGCCGCGATCAAGCGGATGCTGAGCGACCGATGGCGCGTCGAGCATGCCACCGTCCAGTTCGATCCGGGCCCCTGTCCCGATGAGGGAGAGGGCTGCGCAAAGGGCGGCCGGCACGTACACTGA
- a CDS encoding 30S ribosomal protein THX yields the protein MGKGDRRTRRGKINRSSYGNARPHIDVVTGAAVAKPAAAKPAAAKKAAPRKKA from the coding sequence ATGGGCAAGGGCGACCGCCGCACCCGTCGCGGCAAGATCAACCGTTCCAGCTATGGCAATGCCCGTCCGCACATCGACGTCGTCACCGGCGCCGCTGTCGCGAAGCCGGCCGCTGCCAAGCCGGCCGCCGCCAAGAAGGCCGCACCGCGTAAGAAGGCCTGA